In Bacillales bacterium, a single window of DNA contains:
- a CDS encoding NUDIX hydrolase encodes MTISEDEFSDIAVQAKQPDSVVVLAKDDDAFILIKQLRRPVGEHVIQLPGGGVEPGEDLESAARRELKEETGYTCGELHALGRLVPASWLSNEVTHVYYTAEIFCRRRNKSLKRTRTSRS; translated from the coding sequence TTGACAATATCAGAAGACGAATTTTCGGATATCGCTGTGCAAGCGAAGCAGCCGGACAGCGTTGTCGTGCTCGCGAAAGACGATGATGCGTTCATCTTGATCAAACAACTGCGCAGACCGGTAGGCGAGCATGTGATTCAGCTGCCGGGCGGCGGCGTTGAGCCCGGCGAAGACTTGGAGAGCGCCGCCAGGCGCGAGTTGAAAGAAGAGACGGGATACACATGCGGGGAGCTTCATGCACTCGGCCGTCTTGTGCCGGCGTCGTGGCTGAGCAACGAAGTGACGCATGTGTATTACACGGCGGAAATTTTTTGCCGCAGGCGGAACAAAAGCTTGAAGCGCACGAGAACATCGAGGTCATGA
- the cyoE gene encoding heme o synthase produces the protein MATTKTSSVPLEDQTSSLLLDLKELFKAIVLISNVLPVFAGFWAALSMADRSFAENWPLFVLTIVGSTFVMAGALVINNWYDVDIDRIMARTQKRPTVTGHFSLKKVLAAGIALSALGFLLLLFTTFEATVYAFIGWFTYVFLYTMWSKRRFTLNTVIGSISGAVTPLIGWAAVQPANHIVPVILFLVLFMWQMPHTFVIAIRKYDEYKAAKVPMLPVVYGFPMTKRQTVVYIACMLPLPFFLMSTLGLTFVVIATVLNLGFLALAISGFFENHLMKWAQRMFLYSVNYVMLFFLLVIAVTM, from the coding sequence ATGGCAACAACTAAAACTTCAAGTGTCCCGCTGGAGGATCAAACATCGAGTCTCTTGCTGGATTTAAAAGAATTGTTTAAAGCGATCGTGCTCATTTCCAACGTATTGCCGGTGTTTGCGGGCTTTTGGGCGGCGTTGTCTATGGCCGATCGATCGTTTGCGGAGAATTGGCCGTTGTTTGTGTTGACCATCGTCGGGAGCACGTTCGTGATGGCAGGCGCGCTCGTGATCAACAACTGGTATGACGTAGATATCGACCGAATTATGGCACGGACGCAGAAACGGCCGACGGTGACGGGTCATTTTTCGTTGAAAAAAGTATTAGCGGCCGGCATTGCGTTATCGGCGCTCGGGTTTCTTTTATTATTGTTTACTACTTTTGAAGCGACGGTGTATGCGTTCATCGGCTGGTTTACGTATGTGTTCTTGTACACGATGTGGTCGAAGCGGCGGTTTACCTTAAACACGGTGATTGGGAGTATCTCCGGTGCTGTAACGCCTCTTATCGGCTGGGCGGCCGTTCAACCGGCGAATCACATTGTACCGGTAATCTTATTCCTTGTTTTGTTCATGTGGCAAATGCCGCATACGTTTGTGATCGCCATTCGCAAATATGATGAGTACAAAGCCGCGAAAGTGCCGATGCTTCCGGTCGTTTACGGGTTCCCGATGACAAAACGGCAAACGGTCGTTTACATCGCATGCATGCTGCCGCTGCCGTTCTTCTTAATGTCAACGTTGGGATTGACTTTCGTTGTGATCGCAACTGTCTTGAATTTAGGCTTTTTGGCGCTTGCGATCAGTGGGTTTTTCGAAAACCATCTCATGAAATGGGCCCAACGGATGTTCTTGTATTCTGTGAATTACGTGATGCTTTTCTTTTTGCTGGTCATAGCAGTGACGATGTAA
- a CDS encoding VOC family protein has protein sequence MQKIIPHLWFDDKAEEAVTLYTSIFTNARIVETSRYGEAGAEVSGRKAGSMMNMTFELAGQRFMALNGGPHFQFTPALSLFVDCETEEEIDMLWEKLSAGGMALMELGEYPFSKKFGWLMDAYGLTWQLSLSGNPQSIAPFFMFVGEQHGRAEEAISFYTSLFDHSKVGRIERYGANETDPEGTVKHASFTLYGQPFMAIDSGFPHAFTFNEAFSLFVNCDSQEEVDQLWNQFSDGGEPGQCGWLKDKFGVSWQIVPSVLGELMQKDPRKSEKVMQALLQMKKIEIAGLTEAYERG, from the coding sequence ATGCAAAAGATCATTCCGCACCTTTGGTTCGACGATAAGGCGGAGGAAGCGGTCACGCTGTATACATCGATTTTCACGAATGCAAGAATTGTGGAGACGTCGCGATACGGCGAGGCCGGGGCGGAGGTTTCCGGCAGAAAAGCGGGTTCGATGATGAACATGACTTTCGAGCTCGCCGGTCAAAGATTTATGGCGCTCAACGGGGGTCCGCATTTCCAATTCACGCCGGCGCTTTCGCTCTTCGTCGATTGTGAAACAGAAGAAGAAATTGACATGCTTTGGGAAAAGCTCTCGGCCGGCGGGATGGCACTTATGGAGCTCGGGGAATATCCGTTCAGCAAAAAATTCGGCTGGCTCATGGATGCTTACGGACTGACGTGGCAGCTAAGTTTGTCGGGAAATCCGCAAAGCATCGCCCCGTTTTTCATGTTTGTCGGCGAACAGCACGGGCGTGCGGAAGAGGCGATCTCCTTTTACACATCGCTTTTCGACCATTCGAAGGTCGGTCGCATCGAGCGTTACGGCGCAAATGAGACGGATCCCGAAGGGACTGTTAAGCATGCTTCATTTACCTTATACGGACAGCCTTTCATGGCGATCGACAGTGGATTTCCGCACGCATTTACCTTTAACGAAGCGTTTTCGCTTTTCGTGAATTGCGATTCCCAGGAGGAAGTTGATCAGCTTTGGAATCAGTTCAGCGACGGCGGTGAACCGGGACAATGCGGCTGGCTGAAAGACAAATTCGGCGTTTCATGGCAAATCGTCCCGTCGGTTTTGGGTGAGTTGATGCAGAAAGACCCGCGAAAATCGGAAAAAGTGATGCAAGCGTTGCTGCAGATGAAAAAGATTGAGATCGCCGGCCTGACAGAGGCCTATGAAAGAGGTTAA
- a CDS encoding VOC family protein translates to MKTKLLHVRVNVSDLGQARKWYEQMLGFEVTGSWPPENPNYVHFDMDAGARFSIMEHEDVPTLGRSNFSVADVDALWEKLRNKVEIVEPLFTTPYGSRKFTIKDLDGNELGFVQE, encoded by the coding sequence TTGAAAACAAAGTTGCTGCACGTAAGAGTGAATGTTTCCGATCTCGGTCAGGCGCGAAAATGGTATGAACAAATGCTCGGCTTTGAGGTTACCGGAAGCTGGCCGCCGGAAAATCCAAATTACGTTCATTTCGACATGGACGCTGGAGCACGCTTCTCCATAATGGAACATGAAGATGTTCCGACGCTCGGCCGATCTAATTTTTCCGTCGCTGACGTTGATGCGCTCTGGGAGAAACTTAGAAACAAGGTGGAGATTGTCGAGCCGTTGTTTACAACGCCTTACGGATCGCGCAAGTTCACGATCAAAGACCTTGACGGCAACGAGCTCGGATTTGTGCAGGAGTGA